One stretch of Roseibium sp. HPY-6 DNA includes these proteins:
- a CDS encoding winged helix-turn-helix transcriptional regulator — MVEVPAEMEYSLTQDGKTLYPILVETSRRGTRRQ, encoded by the coding sequence ATGGTCGAGGTGCCCGCAGAAATGGAATATTCGCTAACGCAGGACGGTAAGACACTTTATCCAATCTTGGTCGAGACGAGTAGGCGAGGAACTCGTCGTCAATAA
- a CDS encoding hydantoinase/oxoprolinase family protein has translation MPSFDATLDPSYAVAVDIGGTFTDISLLDRNSGSMWRAKTPSVPSDPSQAFMVGIRSVMEDAGISAKDLSRVLHGTTVATNMILEDKGARTALVTTRGFRHVLEIGRQDIPRHANLFTWVKPARPVPADRIHEIVERIGTGGKVLEPLDEDSVKQVVDALKTQTVEAVAVCLLHAYANPDHEIRVAEILRKALPGVAVTCSTDVLPVVREFERSLATVLNASVMPGVSSYISRLQERLDEAEAASPLLLMQSNGGVAGTEAIRVAPALTALSGPAAGVVGAVDAAAVCGIRDIITVDIGGTSADICLIRNGTVALTQQGKVGEWPLSLPMVDMVTIGAGGGSIAEVNNDTLAVGPHSAGARPGPAAYGHGGGQATVTDAHVTLGNLPHALLGGSMSLDVEAARRVVSESVAKPLGLGEEDAAQGILAIMNNNMIGAVRTVSVERGHDPREFTLVPFGGAGPLHGCALAELLGISNVMVPPAPGLLCAAGLLAADMKAEFTQALPMPGPVDQGAGDAIVSELTSKAEEWLDTEGVSVEQRVLKARALLRFHGQGGEIAVDWGFSAMETEENFRAAHEALYGFVLDAPIELVTIRVEALGRTEPIRVPALDAAAKPAPLQTQMVHWPAGALETPIYDRAALGSGVEIPGPAILTQLDTTSIIAPGWIARVHGSGALLLTRNAA, from the coding sequence ATGCCTTCGTTTGACGCGACACTGGATCCATCCTACGCCGTTGCGGTCGATATTGGTGGCACGTTTACCGATATCTCGTTGCTGGATCGCAATTCCGGCTCCATGTGGCGTGCGAAAACGCCTTCGGTCCCTTCCGATCCTTCCCAGGCTTTCATGGTCGGGATCCGGAGTGTGATGGAGGATGCGGGCATCAGCGCGAAGGATTTGTCCCGCGTACTCCATGGCACGACCGTAGCCACCAATATGATCCTTGAAGACAAGGGGGCCAGAACCGCGCTCGTGACGACACGCGGTTTCCGGCATGTGCTTGAGATCGGGCGCCAGGATATCCCGCGCCATGCAAATCTCTTCACCTGGGTCAAACCTGCACGCCCGGTTCCGGCAGATAGAATTCATGAGATTGTGGAGCGGATCGGAACCGGCGGAAAGGTTCTTGAACCGCTCGATGAAGATAGCGTGAAGCAGGTCGTTGACGCCCTGAAAACCCAGACTGTGGAAGCGGTTGCCGTCTGTCTGCTTCATGCCTACGCCAACCCGGACCACGAAATCCGCGTCGCTGAAATACTTAGAAAGGCGCTTCCGGGCGTTGCCGTGACCTGTTCCACGGACGTGCTGCCTGTTGTCCGCGAGTTCGAACGGTCCCTGGCGACCGTTTTGAATGCCAGCGTCATGCCGGGTGTCTCCAGCTACATCTCCCGCTTGCAGGAGCGTTTGGATGAGGCCGAAGCGGCTTCTCCTTTGTTGTTGATGCAATCCAATGGCGGCGTAGCGGGAACCGAAGCCATCCGGGTTGCACCGGCGTTGACCGCCCTGTCCGGTCCTGCCGCCGGTGTTGTCGGTGCCGTCGATGCCGCTGCCGTCTGCGGAATCCGCGACATAATCACTGTCGATATCGGCGGTACGTCCGCCGATATCTGTCTCATACGGAACGGCACCGTTGCATTGACCCAGCAGGGCAAGGTCGGCGAATGGCCGTTGTCATTGCCCATGGTGGATATGGTCACGATCGGTGCAGGCGGCGGTTCCATTGCCGAAGTCAACAACGATACACTTGCCGTCGGGCCGCATTCTGCTGGTGCGCGTCCAGGCCCGGCCGCCTATGGACATGGCGGCGGGCAAGCAACTGTCACCGACGCACATGTCACGCTTGGCAATCTTCCTCATGCTCTGCTTGGCGGCTCGATGTCTCTCGATGTGGAGGCGGCCCGGCGTGTTGTCAGCGAAAGCGTCGCCAAGCCCTTGGGACTTGGCGAAGAAGACGCCGCACAAGGCATTCTTGCGATCATGAACAACAACATGATCGGCGCGGTGCGGACCGTGTCGGTTGAACGCGGTCATGATCCGCGTGAATTTACGTTGGTTCCCTTTGGTGGTGCCGGGCCCTTGCATGGCTGCGCTCTTGCCGAGCTGTTGGGTATTTCGAATGTGATGGTTCCTCCCGCGCCCGGTCTGCTTTGTGCAGCCGGGTTGCTGGCGGCGGATATGAAAGCGGAGTTTACGCAGGCCCTGCCCATGCCCGGACCGGTAGATCAGGGTGCCGGCGATGCGATTGTGAGCGAGCTGACATCCAAGGCCGAGGAGTGGCTGGATACCGAGGGTGTTTCAGTTGAGCAAAGGGTGTTGAAGGCCCGGGCGCTTTTGCGATTTCACGGACAGGGCGGCGAAATTGCCGTCGACTGGGGCTTTTCCGCCATGGAAACGGAAGAGAATTTCCGGGCCGCGCATGAAGCGCTATATGGCTTTGTGCTCGACGCTCCTATTGAGCTCGTGACAATCCGGGTGGAAGCACTGGGCCGCACCGAACCCATTCGAGTGCCCGCGCTCGATGCAGCAGCCAAACCGGCACCGCTTCAAACGCAGATGGTCCATTGGCCTGCCGGGGCGCTGGAAACGCCGATTTATGACCGGGCTGCCCTTGGAAGCGGCGTTGAAATTCCTGGCCCCGCGATCCTCACTCAACTGGATACAACATCGATCATCGCCCCGGGCTGGATCGCGCGGGTCCATGGTTCCGGTGCTCTTCTGCTGACAAGGAATGCCGCATGA
- a CDS encoding M20/M25/M40 family metallo-hydrolase — protein MNEALFDHIDANADDFVARVMDYVRHPSISAHDIGIRKVAGMLVAHLEELGFEAGLVETPGHPFVLGRFDVDPAKPTVLLYGHYDVQPPDPLEAWISPPFEPELRDGRIWARGIGDNKGQHFAQLLAIETHLKVHGTLPCNVIFLLEGEEEIGSPQIADFVKQNADKLQADLVVTSDGPLHESGQPVITFGVRGVASFDLLAKGASRDVHSGNFGGVVPNPIWTLVQLLATMKDADGNITIEGINEPVIPATNLEREVISRLPDDETAVKADLAIDELDGPRERPYWDRLMFHPTLTINGISGGYNGLGSKTVLPNQAIAKCDIRLVEPLTPDHVFERVEAHVARFAPEVEVIRHNGMLPSKTPLTSPFAAPLIAAVKAARGVDPLLYPTVGGSLPDYVFTKILRLPAFVIPYANADEANHAPNENLEVVRFVDGIKTGSALLSELGKLSKTDFKD, from the coding sequence ATGAACGAGGCGCTCTTTGATCACATCGACGCAAATGCGGACGACTTTGTCGCGCGCGTGATGGACTATGTCCGTCATCCTTCCATCTCTGCCCATGACATCGGCATCCGAAAGGTCGCCGGGATGCTGGTGGCGCATCTGGAAGAGCTGGGTTTCGAGGCCGGTCTTGTGGAGACACCCGGGCATCCCTTCGTTCTGGGGCGCTTCGATGTGGATCCGGCGAAACCGACGGTTCTGCTTTATGGCCATTACGATGTGCAGCCGCCCGATCCGCTGGAGGCCTGGATAAGCCCTCCGTTCGAGCCGGAGCTGCGCGACGGGCGGATCTGGGCGCGGGGCATTGGCGACAACAAAGGGCAGCACTTCGCCCAGTTGCTCGCGATCGAAACGCATTTGAAAGTCCACGGCACATTGCCGTGCAACGTAATTTTCCTGCTAGAGGGGGAGGAGGAAATCGGTTCGCCGCAGATTGCGGATTTCGTCAAGCAAAATGCGGACAAGCTTCAGGCGGATCTTGTGGTCACGTCTGACGGCCCGCTGCATGAAAGCGGTCAGCCGGTCATTACGTTTGGCGTTCGTGGGGTGGCGTCCTTCGATCTTCTGGCGAAGGGGGCTTCGCGGGATGTGCACTCAGGCAATTTCGGCGGGGTGGTGCCCAACCCGATCTGGACGCTGGTGCAGCTTCTTGCGACCATGAAAGACGCTGATGGAAACATCACCATTGAAGGAATAAACGAGCCGGTCATCCCGGCGACCAATCTGGAACGGGAGGTCATTTCCCGGCTTCCGGACGATGAAACCGCCGTGAAGGCGGACCTAGCCATCGACGAACTGGACGGGCCGAGGGAGCGGCCTTACTGGGACAGGTTGATGTTCCACCCCACATTGACGATCAACGGGATCAGCGGCGGGTATAACGGTCTCGGCAGCAAAACGGTTCTCCCCAACCAGGCGATCGCCAAATGCGATATCCGGCTCGTTGAGCCGCTGACACCCGACCATGTGTTCGAACGGGTGGAGGCGCATGTGGCGCGGTTTGCCCCGGAGGTCGAGGTTATCCGCCACAATGGAATGCTGCCTTCAAAGACGCCGCTGACCAGCCCGTTCGCCGCACCGTTGATCGCTGCCGTAAAGGCTGCGCGCGGCGTCGACCCCTTGTTATACCCAACCGTCGGTGGGTCCTTGCCTGACTATGTATTCACAAAGATCCTGCGTCTTCCTGCCTTTGTGATCCCTTACGCCAATGCCGACGAAGCCAACCATGCCCCGAATGAAAACCTTGAAGTGGTGCGGTTTGTCGATGGCATCAAAACGGGTTCTGCCCTTTTGAGCGAGCTTGGAAAACTGAGCAAAACCGATTTTAAAGACTGA
- a CDS encoding ATP-binding protein yields MLNLKALIETHEEWLTDRVVHYAQLKGYTQNTSTLREAWRISICGLSAPLVQLIDIAQSSPHTRETAIKGATSFGVSQGLKHRSLGIELIDFIGLLKLYRKAYVELVTENECAGAERESLENTILELFDSMELGILTAWMTSEVTAQIAELQQSNRALSNEKNKYLTVFESIDEPSIVLDEENRPTHVNAAANRLLLGEIKPGAGYYGELNNPLLYNVVKQILAAGSDKAESVTLETPNGQRKFNIAIQRMLDVSEKFVGQVIVLQDVTDYLKAIEAAQSADRAKSVFLTTISHEIRTPINSILGLTGLLEDQSLPEEKRKQIRSIRASGEMLSALIENVLGLSRAQTNALQLVEQDFNLDELCVSLFQVLQLNDLDQQVKLERQLDPDVPLQLYGDGPKLRHILLNLLSNALKYTKEGTVSLHVSRLTPKSEMRPTLHFEVIDTGIGIHQDEVEELFKPFSQGLRGLKSNAEPGSGLGLAISKHLVEFLGGEIRYQPNRLGGSVFSFSLKMDTATNPKVQTEYANGLTVLVVEDDPVNAMVIEGYLTELGHEAITVDTFHKAVNALETSQIDVVVTDFRLGEKTGLDVAQAVWKTNQSKGSGIHVIVVTAAIPHEALIKLKHYETSFFLEKPFSRYQFANALSSVLSSKKTINFKQSENSVAYISKTDLNRLLSDLGFERFEAVVQSYLTNMPQLVIGMKEAIQTKDYPAACDFGHRLISASGFVGANRIVQLTKEFKALCSIPDEPAAHEKFSELENVSELTTQALDASWKYLLQEM; encoded by the coding sequence ATGCTGAACCTCAAAGCCTTGATAGAGACGCATGAAGAATGGCTAACCGATCGCGTCGTCCACTATGCTCAGTTGAAGGGCTACACCCAAAACACCTCAACCCTGCGCGAAGCGTGGCGAATTTCAATATGCGGGCTGAGTGCTCCATTGGTCCAACTGATCGATATCGCTCAGTCATCTCCGCACACTCGTGAAACAGCTATCAAAGGGGCAACCAGTTTTGGCGTGTCTCAAGGACTAAAGCATCGATCTCTCGGCATCGAGTTAATTGATTTCATTGGCTTACTTAAGCTCTACCGCAAGGCTTATGTTGAACTTGTTACGGAAAATGAGTGTGCTGGCGCAGAGCGTGAGAGCCTTGAAAATACAATTCTCGAGCTTTTCGATTCCATGGAACTGGGAATTTTAACCGCATGGATGACTTCCGAGGTTACAGCTCAAATCGCCGAGTTGCAACAAAGCAACCGTGCTCTTAGCAATGAGAAAAACAAATATCTGACAGTTTTTGAAAGTATTGATGAGCCTTCAATTGTTCTCGACGAAGAGAACAGACCGACTCACGTAAACGCCGCGGCGAACCGATTGCTTTTGGGAGAAATCAAACCCGGGGCCGGATACTACGGCGAATTGAATAATCCATTGTTGTACAACGTTGTCAAACAGATTTTGGCCGCCGGAAGTGATAAAGCGGAGTCCGTTACTCTAGAAACTCCAAACGGACAACGGAAGTTCAATATTGCAATTCAAAGGATGCTCGATGTTAGCGAGAAATTCGTCGGGCAAGTGATTGTTTTGCAGGATGTTACTGACTACCTAAAGGCCATTGAAGCTGCACAATCTGCCGACAGGGCGAAATCAGTTTTCCTGACAACCATCAGCCACGAAATACGAACCCCTATTAACAGCATCCTGGGACTAACCGGTCTACTGGAAGACCAAAGTCTACCCGAAGAGAAACGCAAACAGATACGCAGCATCCGTGCTTCTGGAGAAATGCTCTCTGCGCTCATCGAAAATGTGCTTGGGCTCTCCAGAGCACAAACCAACGCACTACAACTGGTGGAGCAGGACTTCAATCTTGACGAACTATGCGTATCTCTTTTCCAGGTACTGCAACTGAACGACCTTGATCAGCAAGTAAAGCTCGAAAGACAACTTGATCCTGATGTACCTCTCCAACTCTATGGAGATGGACCTAAATTACGTCACATCCTACTGAACTTACTCTCAAATGCGCTTAAATACACTAAGGAAGGTACGGTCTCACTTCATGTCTCCCGACTCACGCCGAAGTCGGAAATGAGGCCAACACTCCATTTCGAAGTCATCGACACTGGCATTGGAATACACCAGGATGAGGTTGAAGAACTTTTCAAACCTTTTTCACAAGGTTTGCGTGGCCTGAAATCCAATGCTGAGCCGGGAAGCGGCCTAGGTCTTGCGATCAGTAAGCACCTTGTGGAGTTTCTTGGCGGCGAGATCAGATATCAGCCGAACCGATTGGGAGGAAGTGTCTTCAGCTTCAGTTTGAAGATGGATACAGCCACAAATCCCAAGGTCCAGACTGAATACGCTAACGGTTTGACGGTTCTTGTGGTGGAAGATGACCCTGTAAACGCCATGGTCATTGAAGGCTATCTAACCGAATTGGGACACGAAGCGATCACGGTTGATACGTTTCATAAGGCCGTGAATGCGCTCGAAACCAGCCAAATCGACGTAGTTGTTACCGACTTCAGATTGGGAGAGAAAACCGGTCTGGACGTCGCTCAAGCTGTTTGGAAAACAAACCAATCCAAGGGAAGTGGCATTCATGTAATCGTTGTCACAGCAGCCATTCCCCACGAGGCATTAATTAAATTAAAGCATTACGAAACAAGCTTTTTTCTGGAAAAGCCGTTTTCACGCTACCAGTTTGCGAACGCGCTCTCATCAGTATTATCTTCTAAAAAAACAATCAATTTCAAACAGTCAGAAAACAGTGTTGCTTATATTTCAAAAACAGACCTTAACCGCCTCTTATCCGATCTCGGGTTCGAGCGTTTTGAGGCGGTCGTACAAAGCTATCTTACAAACATGCCGCAGTTGGTAATTGGTATGAAAGAAGCAATTCAAACTAAGGATTATCCGGCTGCTTGTGATTTCGGGCACAGGCTCATTAGCGCTTCGGGCTTTGTGGGAGCAAATAGGATCGTTCAATTGACAAAAGAATTCAAAGCTTTGTGCAGCATTCCCGACGAACCTGCTGCACATGAGAAGTTCTCGGAGTTGGAAAATGTGAGCGAACTTACCACTCAAGCACTTGATGCTTCCTGGAAATACTTACTGCAAGAGATGTGA